In Cupriavidus sp. D39, a genomic segment contains:
- a CDS encoding ArdC-like ssDNA-binding domain-containing protein — MARDYRGDVATRLAELFDAGEVPWHGPYRTMAGLPFNPSTGKLFRGGNAVALMASGYSDPRWCTYRQAAANGWHVRQGQTSTVVEFWKYADVVERQNESGEIERVRVPRERPTPQYVHVFNVEQMERVPQLEVARGPEAKLRAEAILTRAHVPIFHDGERQPIYVEARDAIYARPKAAFASEDHYYAEALRLVGEAAMAPNRLNVTQSLQTVAERSFATAMAGMFVAGRLGLEASNLLSPLYCSPGPYWSAQTRTLCIAAHVRRSAWLNMCWDSKWNGSALRLLW; from the coding sequence ATGGCACGGGACTACCGAGGCGATGTTGCCACGCGGCTGGCCGAGCTATTCGACGCAGGTGAAGTGCCATGGCACGGGCCCTATAGAACGATGGCCGGACTGCCCTTCAATCCCTCAACCGGAAAGCTCTTTCGGGGTGGCAACGCCGTCGCCCTGATGGCTTCGGGATACTCCGATCCGCGCTGGTGCACGTATCGGCAAGCTGCTGCGAATGGTTGGCACGTGCGCCAGGGCCAAACGTCGACTGTAGTCGAGTTCTGGAAGTATGCCGACGTTGTAGAGCGGCAGAACGAGAGTGGCGAGATCGAGCGGGTGCGAGTGCCGCGCGAGCGCCCGACACCGCAATACGTGCATGTGTTCAACGTCGAGCAAATGGAGCGCGTGCCGCAGCTAGAGGTAGCGCGCGGACCGGAAGCAAAGCTTCGCGCGGAAGCAATCTTGACACGGGCGCACGTACCGATTTTCCACGACGGCGAACGGCAACCAATCTACGTCGAGGCACGTGACGCGATCTATGCCAGACCGAAGGCCGCATTTGCCTCTGAGGACCACTACTATGCGGAGGCGTTGCGACTCGTCGGCGAGGCAGCGATGGCCCCCAACCGATTGAACGTTACACAGAGCCTGCAGACTGTCGCGGAGCGCTCCTTCGCTACCGCTATGGCGGGCATGTTCGTGGCGGGTCGATTGGGCTTGGAAGCAAGCAACCTGCTGTCCCCCCTGTACTGCAGTCCTGGTCCGTATTGGTCAGCGCAGACAAGAACGCTATGTATCGCTGCGCACGTGAGGCGGAGCGCTTGGCTGAATATGTGCTGGGACTCGAAGTGGAACGGGAGCGCGCTGCGGCTCCTGTGGTAG
- a CDS encoding ParB/RepB/Spo0J family partition protein has protein sequence MGTLDFLDSLEAPAATAISIPLRDVMPDPKQPRTRYREIDGNVSVEGRDHIKNLAKSIADQGLLQPITVREVDGGYMIVMGECRWRAFVLNQEEGVPGHEAIPAFVRNDMSPAKLRLAQLAENLNRDDLTDLEVAHFVKETLEENPELKKSELGAIMRQNSQYISRILALLNPKWSDVVDSGMISFASLLEQYRALPENVRAEVKTKVQAEGRSKITSTDLKKARDGMKTPGRVSVDPELARSVDQMLEANTPKGEHYHPPKTQFTDVGITAPIIPSGVENVNASLIDKRTLRITARQLKMLIEKSAITGKEKGLMVELILPVEDLKRMHKKIGGKLPETDSLLQAAFMDQLNSI, from the coding sequence ATGGGCACTCTCGACTTCCTCGACAGCTTGGAAGCACCTGCCGCAACGGCCATCAGTATCCCTCTTCGGGATGTGATGCCCGACCCGAAGCAGCCGCGCACGAGATACCGCGAAATCGATGGCAATGTGTCGGTGGAAGGTCGGGACCACATCAAGAACCTGGCCAAGAGCATTGCTGATCAAGGCCTTCTGCAGCCGATTACCGTGCGCGAGGTGGACGGCGGCTACATGATCGTCATGGGCGAATGCCGGTGGCGCGCGTTTGTGCTCAATCAGGAAGAGGGCGTTCCCGGACATGAGGCTATTCCGGCCTTTGTACGGAACGACATGTCGCCGGCAAAGTTGCGCCTGGCGCAGTTGGCCGAGAACCTGAATCGCGATGACCTTACCGATCTGGAGGTCGCGCATTTCGTCAAGGAAACGCTGGAAGAGAACCCTGAGCTCAAGAAGTCCGAGCTCGGGGCGATCATGCGGCAGAACAGTCAATACATCTCCCGTATCCTCGCTTTGTTGAATCCGAAGTGGTCCGACGTAGTCGATTCGGGGATGATCTCCTTCGCATCGCTGCTTGAACAATACCGCGCGCTGCCGGAGAACGTCCGGGCAGAAGTGAAGACGAAGGTTCAGGCCGAGGGGCGCAGCAAGATTACCTCAACCGATCTGAAGAAGGCTCGCGACGGGATGAAAACGCCGGGGCGGGTCTCGGTTGACCCCGAGTTGGCGCGCTCGGTCGATCAGATGCTCGAGGCCAATACGCCGAAGGGCGAACACTATCATCCGCCCAAAACCCAATTCACTGATGTCGGCATAACGGCCCCGATCATTCCGAGCGGCGTCGAGAATGTGAACGCCAGTCTGATCGACAAGCGCACGCTGCGTATCACGGCGCGCCAACTGAAGATGCTCATTGAGAAGAGCGCCATCACTGGCAAGGAGAAGGGCTTGATGGTGGAGCTGATTCTGCCGGTCGAGGATTTGAAGCGGATGCACAAGAAGATCGGCGGAAAATTGCCTGAAACCGATTCGCTTCTGCAGGCCGCCTTCATGGATCAACTCAACTCGATCTGA
- a CDS encoding LPD7 domain-containing protein — MANVEGAEILAKAGADVNATMRRDAVNVGVNKGATALIKAAHNNNSELVAKLVDLGADVRATDRLGRTALHYAARNNPQTADLLIKAGADFLARDRFGKTALFVDIAPSNTTPSLANASPANSISNFVKDATARKEIEATNEGLMAVPENALDAETARRLVHDDVTMYKGVSDPTERHWAALAMADNADRQQTYREALLQEAPELAMDLGAAMSREAALVSEKEESKAIEVDSMLHDQVAGFDHVAGQRISIPHGDFLYLEGTDTLGDNSRAAVVPRAIDKPVVRFKDEAEVQQYLAEQGIAERERRAIDAFYSLSALKDRRAHEQITAPPENAIVAVERSVSQEAIRLDEYISLIENGTDNGLDLDARDDVEGPSTLLRGRFVRDAAGQYRRIGEERVALVDEGEKIRFVDKQFDTFQAATELASAKKWQAIQVTGTEQFRSEAWFAARLAGLDVIGYEPNEKDMARLEQAVSRGLAQAGDEPAPEVQASRTEAENLALKEGRGLQGPLESGSYKGKIVHETAHHVVQDIGRNVAVVHAKDGLDPEKLKDARESSRSVRVDYKKGRPAIAADREVSRESGLSR; from the coding sequence ATGGCGAACGTGGAAGGAGCGGAGATCCTGGCGAAGGCCGGTGCCGACGTGAACGCCACGATGCGACGCGATGCGGTCAACGTGGGCGTGAACAAGGGTGCAACGGCGCTGATCAAGGCCGCGCATAACAACAATTCCGAGCTGGTGGCCAAGCTGGTCGACCTGGGCGCGGATGTTCGCGCGACCGATCGGCTCGGGCGCACAGCGCTGCACTATGCGGCACGCAATAACCCGCAGACTGCCGATCTCCTGATCAAGGCCGGCGCTGATTTCCTCGCACGAGACCGTTTCGGTAAGACGGCTCTGTTTGTTGACATCGCGCCGAGCAACACCACACCCTCGCTCGCCAACGCATCCCCCGCCAACAGCATCAGCAATTTCGTGAAGGACGCTACTGCGCGGAAGGAGATCGAGGCGACGAACGAGGGCTTAATGGCGGTGCCGGAGAACGCACTGGACGCAGAAACTGCGAGACGGCTGGTTCACGATGACGTGACGATGTACAAGGGGGTGTCCGATCCGACTGAAAGGCACTGGGCCGCCCTGGCGATGGCCGACAATGCGGACAGGCAGCAGACCTATCGAGAAGCGCTACTGCAGGAGGCCCCGGAGTTAGCAATGGACCTGGGCGCGGCCATGTCGCGCGAGGCGGCCCTGGTGAGCGAAAAGGAAGAAAGCAAGGCCATCGAAGTCGATTCGATGCTACACGATCAGGTGGCTGGTTTTGATCACGTCGCTGGTCAGCGCATTTCGATCCCGCACGGTGACTTTCTCTACCTGGAAGGCACCGATACCTTGGGCGATAATTCGCGGGCCGCCGTCGTTCCGCGTGCGATCGACAAGCCCGTGGTTCGCTTCAAGGACGAAGCCGAAGTCCAACAGTACCTTGCGGAGCAGGGCATCGCCGAGCGAGAGCGCCGGGCCATCGATGCCTTCTATTCCCTGAGCGCGCTAAAGGACCGCCGGGCGCATGAGCAAATCACCGCGCCACCCGAAAACGCGATCGTCGCAGTCGAGCGCTCGGTGAGCCAAGAGGCGATCCGGCTGGACGAATACATTTCGCTCATCGAGAACGGTACGGACAACGGCCTCGATCTGGATGCGCGCGACGATGTTGAAGGCCCGTCGACATTGCTGCGCGGTAGATTCGTGCGCGACGCCGCAGGCCAGTATCGACGCATCGGGGAAGAGCGTGTGGCACTCGTGGACGAGGGCGAGAAGATCCGCTTCGTTGACAAGCAGTTCGATACGTTCCAGGCCGCCACCGAACTCGCTAGCGCAAAGAAATGGCAAGCAATCCAAGTCACGGGGACGGAGCAGTTTCGTTCCGAAGCGTGGTTTGCGGCGCGCCTCGCCGGGCTGGACGTGATCGGTTACGAGCCGAACGAGAAGGACATGGCCCGCCTCGAGCAGGCTGTCTCGCGCGGCCTGGCACAAGCTGGCGACGAACCTGCCCCCGAAGTGCAGGCGTCGCGCACGGAAGCGGAGAATCTGGCCCTCAAGGAGGGTCGCGGCCTACAGGGCCCGCTGGAGAGCGGCAGCTATAAGGGCAAGATCGTCCACGAGACCGCTCACCATGTCGTCCAGGACATTGGGCGCAACGTGGCCGTTGTCCACGCCAAGGACGGCCTGGACCCGGAGAAGTTGAAGGATGCGCGGGAAAGCAGCCGCTCCGTCCGCGTCGACTACAAGAAGGGCCGGCCCGCTATCGCTGCAGACCGGGAGGTATCGCGCGAGTCTGGATTGTCGCGTTAA
- a CDS encoding DUF5710 domain-containing protein, with protein sequence MGDTGSGKTHQLLHVCDSLVRSSSAHTKIHVLDRHGDIEVQGASSVFFSQSADFGINPLVLNPDPHYGGVRKRVQAFISGINRTSQRLGHRQEAVLRNLLLDLYRSMGFSLDDPRTWHAANAAEIYSVPGKEDRLYLEVPYEEIDRAKKCGIRWDGDEKAWWCPHGEHTGERRRWPVKVAGQRYPTLLDAIRFSNNRLKAMFLGSSQQAVRSLEAVQRVAKNLAVKQRRAARMAEVMVGEEEISAELADARAKAIAAYTVAVNSMVTGRELDDLLKYDSIETVKSVVDRLENFYAMGVFRSVPPPHDPNAKVHRYVMTALHDDAQKLLVDTKAEDILSRAMQRGKQNEVLDVLVVDEAKVFVSDEKDHILNRIANEGRKFGVMLLLASQGPGHFTDDLMSAAGTKVMLGFDRNQWRDANRMLGMSTKALEWIHPRRRCVITMKGAGELQSGTHWVNFQAP encoded by the coding sequence ATGGGCGACACCGGTAGCGGGAAGACGCACCAGCTGCTGCATGTCTGCGATAGCTTGGTGCGCTCGAGTTCCGCGCATACCAAGATTCATGTGCTCGACCGTCATGGCGATATCGAAGTGCAGGGCGCATCGTCCGTATTCTTTAGCCAATCTGCTGATTTCGGCATCAATCCTCTAGTTCTGAACCCCGACCCCCACTACGGAGGGGTGAGAAAGCGTGTGCAAGCGTTCATTTCCGGCATCAATCGAACTAGCCAACGTCTTGGACATAGACAAGAGGCTGTTCTGCGGAACTTGCTCTTGGATCTGTATAGGTCCATGGGCTTTTCCCTGGATGACCCCCGGACCTGGCACGCGGCGAACGCTGCCGAGATCTATAGCGTCCCCGGCAAAGAAGATCGCCTCTATCTAGAGGTGCCATACGAAGAAATCGATCGGGCGAAGAAATGCGGCATCCGTTGGGACGGTGATGAGAAGGCGTGGTGGTGCCCCCATGGGGAGCACACGGGAGAGCGTCGGAGATGGCCTGTGAAAGTGGCTGGACAACGATATCCGACATTGCTTGACGCTATCCGGTTTTCAAATAACCGGCTCAAGGCCATGTTCTTGGGGTCAAGTCAGCAAGCTGTGCGCAGTCTGGAGGCCGTGCAACGGGTGGCCAAGAACCTGGCTGTCAAGCAACGGCGCGCGGCGCGCATGGCCGAGGTGATGGTGGGAGAGGAAGAAATCAGTGCCGAGCTAGCGGATGCTCGCGCTAAGGCTATTGCAGCGTACACGGTTGCTGTCAATTCCATGGTTACAGGCAGGGAATTGGACGATCTGCTCAAGTACGACTCGATCGAGACGGTGAAGTCGGTAGTGGACCGCCTTGAAAACTTCTATGCGATGGGCGTTTTTCGGAGTGTCCCACCTCCACACGATCCCAACGCCAAGGTTCACAGATATGTGATGACAGCGCTGCATGACGACGCGCAGAAGCTGCTCGTGGATACAAAGGCGGAAGACATCCTTTCGCGCGCCATGCAGCGCGGCAAACAAAACGAGGTGTTGGACGTTCTTGTGGTGGACGAGGCCAAGGTTTTCGTAAGTGACGAGAAAGACCACATTCTGAACCGAATCGCAAACGAAGGCCGGAAGTTTGGCGTAATGCTCCTTCTTGCCTCTCAAGGTCCGGGACATTTTACCGATGATCTTATGTCCGCAGCGGGGACAAAGGTCATGCTCGGCTTTGATCGTAATCAATGGCGCGATGCCAACCGCATGCTGGGTATGTCAACGAAGGCGCTCGAATGGATCCATCCGCGGCGCCGCTGCGTCATCACCATGAAAGGGGCCGGCGAGTTACAGAGCGGCACTCACTGGGTCAACTTCCAAGCTCCCTAG
- a CDS encoding KfrB domain-containing protein, whose protein sequence is MNEREFDNLVNTTRLTPKSREAARLVYVDGKSPSEAGIAVGLSPQRISQILAAVKKAESERPLSVAPNTPVTPVDAVRASYAFAVKAARDLFGDEATIRTPGPDERLVGRVEARTDFHLVQHLGRNAVAIHDLASLDRVPPLARSVAIQYRAGAAQVIDRDQVQTRESNVR, encoded by the coding sequence ATGAACGAGCGGGAGTTCGACAACCTGGTCAACACGACACGCCTGACGCCGAAGAGCCGCGAAGCGGCGCGTTTGGTGTATGTGGACGGGAAGTCACCGAGCGAGGCGGGAATAGCAGTGGGTCTTTCGCCACAGCGGATTTCGCAGATCCTTGCTGCTGTCAAGAAGGCTGAATCCGAACGACCGTTGTCCGTTGCTCCCAACACGCCCGTTACTCCGGTTGACGCCGTAAGGGCTAGCTACGCCTTTGCTGTCAAAGCTGCGCGTGATCTGTTCGGAGATGAGGCAACAATCAGGACGCCTGGCCCCGACGAGAGACTTGTTGGGAGGGTGGAAGCCCGCACCGATTTCCATCTGGTGCAGCATCTGGGGCGAAACGCCGTAGCAATCCACGATCTCGCGAGCCTGGACAGAGTGCCTCCTCTGGCCAGGTCCGTTGCGATCCAGTATCGCGCAGGAGCGGCTCAGGTCATCGACCGCGACCAAGTGCAAACGCGAGAATCTAACGTTCGTTGA
- a CDS encoding KfrB domain-containing protein yields the protein MAGPNSSKRLVLYVPFAEIQQAKDAGAVWDKKKRYWHVSAAGDIKAVGRWLEKPRELSENDIIGQFADALRDAGLVLDGAPVMDGKWHRTPVESAKNAKMKQGVYKGNLDADRPNGFIENKLNGFSTPWSARGVILTPEQRAEFDQQARARSESQQREQEAAQTRAAAYAQKKWGSSREEGRHPYLDRKQVGAFGVRVDGGELVIPLVDAENRLCNVQRIFSDQERGKLFLKDARKTGCFHILGDIETSPTVLFAEGYATGASLHMATSLPVVLTFDSGNIDAVMRAVSARVEGKEKIVCGDEDDLPPSRILRRINGMLTTERTFAKLKLNSIDPDELKLDGIPRPARHNPECTLSLRVESGPHETPRIVGEIRNASTDGVLRVMLNNVGREKALAAAAEHGATAIFPRFASHDGFPTDFNDLHVREGLQAVSVQLKKVIQRGHETARVGHAEVEPARMQVFEPQLGARYIGQVIEISETHLTQQIGRGIAVRHNRATVLGEAAVGLTVEIAYANGRARLTDRAKRAVDKVLER from the coding sequence ATGGCAGGTCCGAACAGCAGCAAGAGACTGGTCCTCTACGTTCCCTTTGCCGAGATCCAGCAAGCAAAGGATGCCGGCGCTGTCTGGGATAAGAAGAAGCGCTACTGGCATGTCTCCGCCGCTGGCGATATCAAAGCGGTAGGGCGCTGGCTCGAGAAGCCCCGAGAGCTATCGGAGAACGACATTATCGGACAGTTCGCAGATGCACTGCGTGACGCGGGTCTGGTGCTGGACGGCGCACCGGTGATGGACGGGAAGTGGCACCGAACCCCAGTGGAGTCGGCAAAGAACGCAAAGATGAAACAGGGCGTCTATAAGGGAAACCTTGACGCAGATAGGCCGAACGGCTTTATCGAGAACAAACTGAATGGCTTCTCTACGCCCTGGTCCGCCCGTGGTGTAATCCTCACGCCAGAACAGCGGGCCGAATTTGACCAACAGGCGCGAGCTCGTAGCGAAAGCCAGCAGCGGGAGCAAGAGGCGGCTCAGACGCGCGCTGCCGCTTACGCGCAGAAGAAGTGGGGGTCGAGCCGCGAAGAGGGCCGGCATCCGTATCTTGACAGGAAGCAGGTGGGCGCCTTTGGCGTTCGTGTGGACGGCGGTGAACTGGTGATCCCTCTCGTTGACGCCGAGAACCGCCTCTGCAACGTGCAGCGGATCTTCTCGGACCAGGAGCGAGGAAAACTCTTCCTCAAGGATGCGCGAAAGACCGGGTGCTTTCACATCCTCGGCGATATCGAGACATCGCCCACAGTGCTTTTCGCCGAAGGCTACGCAACCGGGGCCAGCCTCCACATGGCCACGTCGCTGCCTGTCGTGTTGACGTTCGACAGCGGCAACATCGACGCCGTGATGCGGGCCGTGAGCGCGCGCGTGGAAGGCAAGGAAAAGATTGTGTGCGGCGACGAAGATGACCTGCCGCCTTCGAGGATACTCCGCCGGATTAACGGCATGCTCACCACAGAACGTACCTTCGCGAAGCTGAAGCTCAACAGTATCGACCCCGATGAGTTGAAGCTTGATGGCATCCCGCGACCAGCGCGACACAACCCGGAATGCACGCTCAGCCTTCGGGTTGAGTCGGGACCGCACGAGACGCCTCGGATAGTGGGCGAGATTCGCAATGCGTCGACCGATGGCGTGCTGCGCGTCATGCTGAACAACGTGGGCCGAGAGAAAGCGCTGGCGGCCGCAGCGGAGCATGGCGCTACTGCGATCTTTCCACGTTTCGCCAGCCACGATGGATTCCCGACCGACTTCAACGATCTGCACGTGCGGGAGGGGCTACAGGCGGTCTCCGTCCAGCTGAAAAAGGTGATTCAGCGCGGACATGAGACCGCCCGCGTCGGGCATGCGGAGGTCGAGCCGGCGCGCATGCAAGTCTTCGAGCCTCAACTCGGGGCGCGCTATATTGGCCAGGTGATCGAGATCTCGGAGACCCATCTGACGCAGCAGATCGGCCGGGGCATTGCTGTAAGGCACAACCGTGCGACAGTCCTCGGCGAAGCGGCGGTCGGGTTGACGGTGGAGATCGCGTATGCCAACGGCAGGGCGCGACTCACGGATCGAGCGAAGCGGGCCGTGGATAAAGTCCTCGAGCGATAG
- a CDS encoding type IV secretory system conjugative DNA transfer family protein produces the protein MNETGRLQDYVMRTTGIHVVGMFMSVAFGFYLWYRRSLTRQITEGLHGTAKWASLEDVQAMRFVSYEMKKGSWPFYKRVSYTANGVYLGALDTPDGRKVLRYDESAHVLAYMPSRSGKGVGLVVPTLLSYPHSTATNDLKRENFELTSGFRHSAGSLVICFDPTGTDGRSIDGRTPFRVGCSWNVCEEVREYPHDVQDAQNIAAIIADANDEGIGSDHWISTSWGLIAGLILHCKYAERDKSLTGAFNYLTDPTFEDPEQMLMGMLNAEHDPTGHFGWKDSSGRSTKVHPVVAAVARANLNREAKERASVLSTAETKLALYQDPVIARNIRRSDFRIRDLMNHEKAVSLYLVVPPSDKKRLQPLLRMFFTYLIRQLTQSMDFADGESLRSFRHRLLLLIDELPSLGKMDQLQDGLGYLAGYGITAFLFAQDTIQLVDAYGENQTITSGCQVRVASAPNTLATAKDISAMTGITTVKKQTVNYSGKRTAAMLDQMSVSEDDVERPLLTDDEAMRLPRDELIIFNTGHNPIRAKKLRYFEMKEFKRRAEIESPTRVEIAVLKDGRVKAQWFMVQCEPREQGGILICINAYDSFPAVRVTVKQENIEEDTVVEAEYVLRRRDGAEFSDEITIDDSHFLATPRDEAFKLDPREYFEVHFSPLDEEEWKGAKICGFGRRLSDYEREARRKVKQHYHQLEEDTGKVADIRLERAEQDSRYSGNVVLATEHYLVLERMGDLGAVSLHRLARLSHVPKVGERVAIRYTGKKGSVA, from the coding sequence ATGAACGAAACCGGGCGGTTGCAAGACTACGTTATGCGCACAACCGGTATCCACGTTGTGGGCATGTTCATGAGTGTCGCGTTTGGCTTCTATCTCTGGTACCGCCGAAGCCTCACCAGGCAAATTACCGAAGGGCTGCATGGCACCGCCAAGTGGGCGTCGCTCGAGGACGTACAGGCGATGAGGTTTGTTTCGTATGAAATGAAGAAGGGTAGCTGGCCGTTCTACAAGCGCGTTTCGTACACCGCGAACGGGGTGTATCTCGGGGCCTTGGACACGCCTGACGGGAGAAAGGTACTGAGATACGATGAGTCGGCTCACGTCCTTGCTTACATGCCCTCGCGTAGCGGCAAAGGCGTTGGTCTGGTCGTCCCCACGCTGCTCTCGTATCCCCACAGTACGGCCACCAATGACCTGAAGCGGGAGAACTTCGAGTTGACCAGTGGGTTCCGCCATTCGGCGGGATCATTGGTTATTTGCTTTGACCCGACTGGCACGGACGGTCGAAGCATCGATGGCCGCACGCCATTCCGAGTCGGATGCTCATGGAATGTGTGCGAGGAGGTCCGCGAATATCCGCACGATGTGCAGGACGCGCAGAACATCGCAGCCATTATCGCGGATGCCAACGACGAAGGGATTGGCAGTGACCACTGGATCAGTACGTCGTGGGGCCTTATAGCCGGGCTGATTCTTCACTGCAAGTACGCGGAGCGGGACAAGTCGCTTACAGGCGCCTTCAACTATCTGACGGACCCGACGTTTGAGGACCCAGAGCAGATGCTGATGGGCATGTTGAACGCTGAACACGATCCCACAGGTCACTTCGGCTGGAAAGACTCCAGCGGGAGAAGCACGAAGGTACACCCAGTTGTGGCAGCCGTCGCGCGTGCCAATCTGAACCGCGAGGCGAAGGAGCGGGCAAGCGTGCTGTCGACTGCCGAAACCAAATTGGCGCTCTACCAAGATCCTGTCATCGCGCGGAACATTCGGCGGTCGGACTTCCGGATTCGGGATTTGATGAACCACGAAAAGGCCGTCAGCCTCTACCTGGTGGTGCCACCGTCGGACAAGAAGCGGCTGCAGCCGCTGCTGCGCATGTTCTTCACGTACCTGATCCGGCAGCTGACGCAAAGCATGGACTTTGCCGATGGCGAGAGCCTCCGCTCGTTCCGGCATCGTCTCTTGCTGTTGATCGATGAGCTCCCTTCCCTGGGAAAGATGGACCAGTTGCAGGACGGTCTGGGCTACCTCGCCGGCTACGGCATCACAGCCTTCCTCTTCGCTCAGGACACGATCCAGTTGGTTGACGCCTACGGGGAGAACCAGACCATCACTTCGGGTTGCCAAGTCCGAGTAGCGAGCGCCCCAAACACGCTAGCCACAGCGAAGGACATTTCGGCAATGACCGGCATCACGACGGTAAAAAAACAGACTGTCAACTACTCGGGCAAGCGCACTGCCGCCATGCTGGACCAGATGAGCGTCTCAGAGGATGACGTCGAACGCCCCTTGCTAACTGACGATGAGGCGATGCGGCTTCCGCGCGACGAGCTCATTATCTTCAACACGGGTCACAACCCGATTCGGGCCAAGAAGCTGCGCTATTTCGAGATGAAAGAGTTCAAGCGCCGTGCAGAGATTGAGAGCCCTACGCGGGTAGAAATCGCGGTGCTGAAAGACGGGCGTGTGAAAGCGCAGTGGTTCATGGTCCAATGCGAGCCGCGGGAGCAGGGCGGCATTCTGATCTGTATCAACGCTTACGATAGCTTCCCTGCAGTACGGGTTACGGTCAAGCAGGAGAACATCGAGGAGGACACCGTCGTTGAGGCCGAATATGTCTTGCGCCGGCGCGATGGTGCGGAGTTCTCCGATGAAATTACGATCGATGATTCGCACTTCCTCGCCACCCCGCGCGATGAGGCGTTCAAGCTAGATCCCCGGGAATACTTCGAGGTTCATTTCTCTCCTCTTGACGAGGAGGAATGGAAGGGCGCTAAGATCTGCGGCTTTGGACGCCGCCTCTCCGACTATGAGCGAGAGGCTCGCCGGAAGGTGAAGCAGCACTACCACCAACTCGAGGAAGACACTGGCAAGGTCGCCGACATTCGACTCGAGCGCGCCGAGCAAGATAGTCGGTATAGCGGCAACGTCGTTCTTGCCACTGAACACTACCTGGTGCTGGAGCGCATGGGCGATCTCGGAGCCGTCTCGCTTCATCGGTTGGCGCGCCTTTCTCATGTGCCGAAAGTGGGGGAGCGGGTCGCAATTCGCTACACCGGCAAGAAAGGGTCCGTAGCGTGA
- a CDS encoding ParA family protein: MAKLITVINNKGGVGKTTIACHLAFASGEAGKRTLLCDFDTQGNAGQFLTKDLQITKRRGGSEQLFEQAELQYTPAWVDNIQLLHGHGYLQELDSRGDELSELAIRKRGEIRKLPFDYVIFDTPPALGPRQTAPLFWSDLAVVIVEPQLTSLTGMADVFKNIQDARKRNPSLQVQVVINRYTKASSSQKKVRAELEQKFGKMIVGEFTTRVAVSDALANYQPVWRFAKDKKLNAAWKDFSGRVLGL, encoded by the coding sequence ATGGCTAAATTGATCACCGTCATCAACAACAAGGGCGGAGTCGGGAAAACGACCATCGCATGCCATCTCGCTTTCGCCTCGGGGGAAGCAGGCAAGAGGACCCTGTTGTGTGACTTCGATACGCAAGGGAACGCTGGTCAGTTTCTGACCAAAGACCTGCAGATCACGAAGCGTCGCGGCGGCTCGGAACAGCTTTTTGAGCAGGCGGAGCTACAATACACCCCCGCTTGGGTGGACAACATTCAACTGTTGCATGGGCATGGATACCTGCAAGAGTTGGATTCGCGCGGTGACGAGCTCAGCGAACTGGCGATCCGGAAGCGTGGTGAGATCCGCAAGCTTCCGTTCGACTACGTGATTTTCGACACGCCGCCGGCGCTCGGTCCGCGGCAGACCGCTCCGTTGTTCTGGTCGGACCTGGCCGTCGTGATTGTTGAGCCTCAGCTTACCTCGTTGACTGGGATGGCCGATGTCTTCAAGAACATCCAGGACGCGCGGAAGCGCAATCCGAGCCTGCAGGTGCAGGTGGTAATCAACCGATACACCAAGGCGTCGTCGTCGCAAAAGAAGGTGCGTGCGGAGCTCGAGCAAAAGTTCGGCAAGATGATTGTGGGCGAGTTCACGACGCGCGTCGCGGTGTCCGATGCGCTGGCCAACTACCAGCCGGTGTGGCGGTTCGCGAAGGACAAGAAATTGAACGCCGCCTGGAAAGATTTTTCCGGGCGTGTGTTGGGACTTTAA